In Nitrospirota bacterium, one DNA window encodes the following:
- the lpxD gene encoding UDP-3-O-(3-hydroxymyristoyl)glucosamine N-acyltransferase has product MRLRKLSELVGGKVIGDAGLDITGVSGLKEAGKGEIAFLADKKNLKDVQTTKASALITKEGIIKDGEFSGSLLIVENPYLIFAKALEVFYKKPFKAVGVSDKAIIGSDVSLGKDVSIYPYAYIGGKVVIGQRVTIFPNVFIGDNVSIGDDTVLYPNVTVREGVSIGSGVIVHSGAVIGSDGFGYVQEKGEHYKIPQVGGVIIEDNVELGAGVTVDRATVGNTIIGSGTKIDNLVQVGHNVKIGKNCIIISQAAIGGSVEIGDGVIIAGQVGIRDHVKIGSRVMIGAQSGIGGDIPDGQIFSGSPAIPHRDWLRAQSIYAKLPEMLNRLRELENKIANK; this is encoded by the coding sequence ATGAGACTGCGCAAGCTGTCGGAACTCGTAGGCGGCAAAGTAATTGGGGATGCAGGATTAGACATAACAGGTGTATCCGGCTTAAAAGAGGCAGGGAAAGGCGAGATAGCCTTCCTTGCCGACAAGAAAAATTTAAAGGACGTTCAGACAACAAAGGCCTCTGCCCTGATAACTAAAGAAGGAATAATCAAAGACGGTGAGTTTTCAGGCAGCCTGCTGATTGTTGAAAACCCCTATCTCATATTTGCAAAGGCACTGGAGGTTTTTTATAAAAAACCCTTCAAGGCAGTTGGTGTCAGTGATAAAGCCATTATCGGCAGTGATGTGAGCCTCGGCAAAGATGTCTCAATCTATCCTTATGCATATATCGGCGGCAAGGTCGTAATTGGGCAGAGGGTGACAATATTTCCAAATGTATTTATCGGAGATAATGTATCAATCGGTGATGACACGGTTCTTTATCCGAATGTCACGGTTAGAGAAGGGGTAAGCATCGGCAGTGGTGTGATTGTTCATTCCGGTGCAGTCATAGGTTCTGACGGTTTCGGATATGTTCAGGAAAAGGGCGAGCATTACAAAATACCTCAGGTAGGCGGAGTCATAATTGAAGATAACGTGGAGCTTGGCGCAGGTGTCACAGTTGACAGGGCCACGGTTGGGAATACAATAATAGGAAGCGGGACAAAGATAGACAATCTTGTTCAGGTTGGGCATAATGTCAAAATCGGAAAGAACTGCATTATTATTTCGCAGGCGGCTATCGGCGGCAGCGTGGAGATTGGCGACGGCGTTATTATTGCAGGGCAAGTCGGAATCAGGGATCATGTTAAGATCGGCTCCCGTGTCATGATAGGTGCCCAGTCCGGCATAGGCGGCGATATCCCGGATGGTCAGATTTTCTCAGGAAGCCCTGCAATTCCACACAGGGACTGGCTCAGGGCGCAGAGCATTTATGCAAAACTGCCTGAGATGCTTAACCGTTTGAGAGAGCTTGAAAATAAAATTGCAAATAAATAA
- the fabZ gene encoding 3-hydroxyacyl-ACP dehydratase FabZ — MMDIREIQSLLPHRYPFLLVDRIIELEPGIKAVGIKNVTINEPFFQGHFPNFPIMPGVLIIEGMAQVAGVLAFRSGAKGNSVYFMSIEKAKFRKPVFPGDQLKFEIKIIQVRNNVWKLSGEAFVDGKLVSEAEFTAMVSEREL, encoded by the coding sequence ATGATGGATATCCGTGAGATACAAAGCTTATTGCCGCACAGATACCCGTTTCTTCTGGTGGACAGAATCATTGAGTTAGAGCCGGGTATAAAAGCGGTTGGAATCAAAAATGTTACAATAAACGAGCCTTTTTTTCAGGGACATTTCCCAAACTTTCCTATCATGCCCGGCGTCTTAATCATTGAGGGGATGGCTCAGGTGGCCGGTGTCCTGGCTTTCCGCTCTGGCGCAAAGGGCAACTCAGTATATTTTATGAGTATTGAAAAGGCGAAGTTCAGAAAACCGGTTTTCCCCGGAGACCAGCTTAAATTTGAGATAAAGATAATACAGGTTAGAAATAATGTATGGAAACTTTCAGGCGAGGCGTTTGTTGACGGCAAGCTTGTATCAGAGGCTGAATTTACGGCAATGGTCTCGGAACGGGAGTTATAA
- the lpxA gene encoding acyl-ACP--UDP-N-acetylglucosamine O-acyltransferase, whose protein sequence is MVKPKIHSTAIIDHDAKLSDGVTIGPYCIVGKGVKLGKNTSLISNVVIEDTEVGRDCQIYPFSSIGLPPQDIKYKGEKTMVKIGDNNIIRECVTIHRASVEGDGVTAIGDNNFLMAYVHIAHDCKLGNSITMANVATLAGHVLMEDHVVVGGLAAIHQFSRIGAYSMIGGYSAVAQDVPPFTIASGNRAKLYGLNVIGLKRHGLDAAALRDIKQAYNILFRSKLTMKEAISKVRSEIKLSKEVKHLLEFLENGKKRGICR, encoded by the coding sequence ATGGTAAAACCTAAAATTCACAGCACTGCAATAATTGACCATGATGCAAAGCTGTCAGACGGGGTAACCATCGGTCCATACTGTATTGTCGGCAAAGGGGTAAAACTCGGCAAAAACACCTCCCTTATCTCCAATGTTGTTATTGAAGACACCGAGGTCGGCAGGGACTGTCAAATATATCCTTTTTCTTCAATAGGGCTTCCGCCTCAGGATATTAAATATAAGGGTGAGAAGACTATGGTAAAAATAGGCGATAACAACATAATCAGGGAGTGTGTCACTATACACCGCGCCTCTGTTGAAGGCGATGGAGTAACGGCAATCGGAGACAACAATTTTTTAATGGCGTATGTCCATATTGCCCATGACTGCAAACTCGGGAATTCCATAACAATGGCTAATGTTGCAACGCTTGCAGGGCATGTACTGATGGAAGACCATGTAGTTGTAGGCGGGCTTGCCGCAATTCATCAGTTTTCAAGGATAGGCGCTTACTCAATGATAGGCGGTTACAGCGCAGTGGCTCAGGACGTCCCTCCATTTACAATAGCATCCGGGAACAGGGCTAAACTCTACGGGCTTAATGTAATAGGGCTTAAGCGGCATGGTCTTGACGCAGCAGCGCTCAGGGACATAAAACAGGCGTACAATATATTGTTCCGCAGCAAATTGACCATGAAAGAGGCGATAAGCAAGGTGCGGTCCGAGATAAAATTATCAAAAGAAGTAAAACACCTGCTTGAATTTTTAGAAAACGGTAAAAAAAGAGGGATATGCCGCTGA
- the lpxI gene encoding UDP-2,3-diacylglucosamine diphosphatase LpxI (LpxI, functionally equivalent to LpxH, replaces it in LPS biosynthesis in a minority of bacteria.): MPLKGGIRDLGLGITHPKIPTAAPRILGLIAGKGDLPKAIASEARKMDYKVVAVGLRPLADESLRHFADEFIEINVGHLGKLISSLKKFHITEAVMAGKVPKGLLYKNKGRILPDLRAIKLLFSLKDRSDDSIMNGIVHELEKEGIKLLKTTAFTKNLLTAEGVLTKKQPDEKQWKDMEFGWKIAKEIGRLDIGQTIIVKDRAVMAVEAIEGTDEAILRGGALAGAGAVVIKVSKPQQDMRFDVPAVGIDTIHVMKKAHAGVLALEAKKSIIIDRGKFIHEAEKADIAVVGVGDA; encoded by the coding sequence ATGCCGCTGAAGGGAGGGATTAGGGATTTGGGATTAGGGATTACCCACCCCAAAATCCCAACCGCTGCACCCCGCATTTTGGGGCTTATTGCCGGAAAAGGGGACCTGCCCAAGGCAATTGCCTCAGAAGCCAGGAAGATGGATTACAAAGTCGTTGCTGTCGGCCTAAGGCCTCTTGCCGATGAATCCCTCAGGCATTTTGCAGATGAATTCATTGAGATTAATGTAGGTCATCTCGGAAAATTAATAAGCTCCTTAAAAAAATTCCATATAACCGAAGCTGTTATGGCAGGCAAGGTGCCAAAGGGGCTTCTTTATAAAAACAAAGGCAGAATCCTGCCTGACCTCAGGGCCATAAAACTCCTCTTCTCTCTGAAAGACCGCTCTGACGATTCAATCATGAACGGGATAGTCCATGAGCTTGAAAAAGAAGGCATAAAATTGTTAAAGACAACCGCATTCACAAAAAATCTTCTCACTGCTGAAGGTGTGCTGACAAAAAAACAGCCGGATGAAAAACAATGGAAGGATATGGAATTCGGATGGAAGATTGCCAAAGAAATCGGAAGGCTGGATATAGGTCAGACCATAATTGTAAAAGACAGGGCAGTAATGGCAGTTGAAGCCATAGAGGGCACTGATGAGGCAATACTGAGGGGCGGGGCGCTTGCCGGCGCAGGCGCAGTTGTTATAAAAGTCAGCAAGCCTCAGCAGGATATGCGTTTTGACGTCCCTGCAGTAGGCATTGATACCATTCATGTAATGAAAAAAGCCCATGCAGGCGTGCTTGCGCTTGAGGCTAAAAAAAGCATCATCATTGACAGGGGAAAATTTATCCACGAAGCTGAAAAGGCGGATATAGCAGTAGTCGGAGTGGGTGATGCTTAA
- a CDS encoding Gfo/Idh/MocA family oxidoreductase, with translation MLKVGVVGIGSIGIHHARIYSQIEGVRLAAVADSNFAKAEETASKYNCKAYDNYLEMMDRVDAVSISVPTVLHYRVAMDFLKNNKDILLEKPITSDVKEAEELIFEAEKRGRVLQVGHLERFNSGVALISGMIKEPKFIESQRLSPFLGRGTDVDVTLDLMIHDIDIILSLMDSEISDLRATGAKVLTENIDVSHAWIEFKSGCIAEVVASRIAPEKKRQLKVFQHNAYLSLDYQTREVMRYRKFNDKIEQETMKAEDKEPLREQLASFIECVKNRTKPLVSGREGKEALKVALRISEEIRNEK, from the coding sequence ATGCTTAAGGTTGGCGTTGTGGGCATCGGTTCAATAGGGATTCATCATGCAAGGATATACTCACAGATTGAGGGGGTGAGGCTTGCGGCAGTTGCAGACAGTAATTTTGCAAAGGCTGAGGAGACGGCGTCAAAATATAACTGCAAGGCTTATGATAATTATCTTGAGATGATGGACCGTGTTGATGCGGTCAGCATTTCCGTGCCGACAGTCCTGCACTACCGGGTGGCTATGGATTTTCTCAAAAACAACAAAGACATACTGCTTGAAAAGCCGATAACATCAGATGTGAAAGAGGCTGAGGAGCTTATTTTTGAGGCTGAGAAAAGGGGCCGGGTGCTTCAGGTCGGTCATCTGGAACGGTTTAATTCAGGCGTTGCCCTGATAAGCGGCATGATTAAGGAACCTAAGTTTATTGAATCGCAGCGCCTGTCCCCTTTTTTGGGAAGGGGCACTGACGTTGACGTAACACTGGACCTGATGATACATGACATTGATATAATACTCAGCCTTATGGATTCGGAGATTTCTGACCTGAGGGCAACGGGCGCAAAGGTTCTTACTGAGAATATTGATGTCTCGCATGCCTGGATTGAATTTAAAAGCGGCTGTATTGCCGAGGTTGTGGCAAGCAGGATAGCGCCTGAGAAAAAAAGACAGCTTAAAGTTTTCCAGCATAATGCCTATTTAAGTCTTGATTATCAGACGCGGGAAGTTATGCGCTACAGGAAATTTAACGATAAAATAGAACAGGAAACTATGAAGGCTGAGGATAAGGAGCCGCTTAGGGAGCAATTGGCATCCTTTATTGAATGTGTGAAAAACAGGACAAAACCTCTAGTTTCAGGGCGTGAAGGCAAAGAGGCGCTCAAGGTGGCATTAAGAATATCTGAAGAAATAAGAAATGAGAAATAA
- a CDS encoding DegT/DnrJ/EryC1/StrS family aminotransferase — protein MTIPMLDLRAQYRSLKFEIEEALHEIFESGHFVLGPNVEALEREIAEYHGVKYALGLASGTDALHFSLSALGIKEGDEVITTPFTFIATAETIAYVGAMPVFADIKKDTFNIDSLSVEKKITPRTKAIIPVHLFGQPADMDEIMQLAKKYNLKVIEDCAQAFGAKYKGVKAGGIGDAGCFSFYPSKNLGAYGDGGMMITNNPEIYEKVKLLRNHSTVAPYRHRSIGYNSRLDEVQAAILRIKFRHIDLYNQKRQEVAKLYTTMLGSAVRCPQEFSDRTHVYHQYTIRSAKRDKIQSFLKSDNVSSVVYYPLPLHLQEAFKYLGYKEGDFPETESAAKEVLSLPIYPELESEKVKIIAEIILKWFKIS, from the coding sequence ATGACAATTCCAATGCTGGACCTCAGGGCGCAGTACAGGTCCTTGAAATTTGAGATAGAGGAAGCTCTCCATGAAATTTTTGAAAGCGGGCATTTTGTCTTGGGTCCAAATGTAGAGGCATTGGAAAGGGAAATAGCTGAATATCACGGTGTTAAATATGCGCTTGGCCTTGCCTCAGGCACGGATGCGCTTCATTTCAGTCTAAGTGCGCTTGGAATAAAGGAAGGAGACGAGGTGATAACAACACCGTTTACCTTTATTGCAACTGCCGAGACAATTGCCTATGTAGGAGCCATGCCGGTTTTTGCCGATATTAAAAAAGATACATTTAATATAGACTCCCTGAGTGTTGAGAAAAAGATAACGCCGAGGACAAAAGCCATTATTCCTGTGCATCTTTTCGGACAGCCTGCTGACATGGATGAAATAATGCAGTTAGCAAAGAAATATAACCTGAAGGTAATTGAGGACTGCGCCCAGGCATTCGGGGCAAAGTACAAAGGGGTTAAGGCAGGCGGCATTGGCGATGCCGGATGTTTTAGTTTTTATCCGAGCAAAAATCTTGGCGCTTACGGTGACGGCGGCATGATGATAACCAATAATCCTGAAATATATGAAAAAGTAAAACTTCTTAGGAATCACAGTACTGTGGCGCCGTACCGGCATCGTTCAATCGGTTATAACAGCAGGCTTGATGAAGTGCAGGCGGCAATTTTGAGAATAAAATTCAGACATATAGATTTATATAATCAGAAAAGGCAGGAGGTTGCCAAACTTTATACGACAATGCTCGGCAGTGCAGTCCGGTGTCCGCAGGAATTTTCCGATAGGACGCATGTCTATCACCAATATACAATCAGGTCAGCGAAAAGGGATAAAATACAGAGCTTCCTCAAGTCAGACAATGTATCTTCGGTTGTTTATTATCCGCTGCCCCTTCATCTTCAGGAGGCTTTTAAATATCTGGGGTATAAAGAAGGTGATTTTCCTGAGACTGAGTCTGCGGCAAAAGAAGTCCTCTCGCTTCCGATTTATCCCGAATTGGAATCGGAGAAGGTAAAAATTATTGCTGAAATTATTTTGAAGTGGTTTAAAATTTCCTAA
- the fabF gene encoding beta-ketoacyl-ACP synthase II, giving the protein MKRVVITGIGAVTPLGNDIEATWENLKKGRSGIGLITRFDASGLSSRIAGELKGFSPEKYLSKKDILRLDPFIHYAIAAAVMALEDAGLIRRGSGVRGQGLEKQNHSSLASAGVVIGSSRGGISTFEKSIIRSQVGTTRFRESGVRKKFISSRLTPHILRFSPYLMPATAISMASSYISMRFGIKGPSLGISTACASGANAIGEALRLIQHGEINLSIAGGAEAPICRFAVGGYSAAGALSKRNNNPEKASRPFDRGRDGFVIAEGAGILVLEELNHALKRGANIYAEITGYGTSSDAFHMTKPDGRGEASAIKKALNDAKISIEDVDYINAHATSTALGDRAEIQAVKKVFGTHASGIPISACKSMLGHMLGGAGAVEAAITALSISRGIITPVINLENPDLDRNLNYVKKTQKKDLNTALSNSFGFGGVNAVLVLRKF; this is encoded by the coding sequence ATGAAACGAGTTGTAATCACAGGCATCGGCGCTGTTACTCCGCTTGGAAACGACATTGAAGCTACGTGGGAAAATTTAAAAAAAGGGCGCTCGGGAATAGGCTTAATAACAAGGTTTGACGCCTCCGGGCTCTCATCCCGAATCGCCGGGGAACTCAAAGGATTTTCACCTGAAAAATATCTTTCAAAAAAAGATATCCTAAGGCTTGATCCGTTCATACATTATGCAATTGCCGCCGCGGTAATGGCGCTGGAAGATGCGGGACTTATACGTCGGGGGTCAGGGGTCAGAGGTCAGGGGTTAGAAAAACAAAATCACTCCTCACTTGCTTCAGCAGGAGTTGTCATCGGCTCAAGCAGGGGGGGGATAAGCACTTTTGAAAAATCTATCATCAGAAGTCAGGTCGGCACGACTCGATTCCGAGAGTCGGGAGTCAGAAAAAAGTTTATCTCCTCACGCCTTACACCTCACATCTTACGTTTTTCCCCATATCTTATGCCTGCAACTGCAATCAGCATGGCCTCATCTTATATCTCCATGCGCTTTGGCATAAAGGGCCCTTCCCTCGGCATATCAACGGCCTGCGCCTCCGGGGCAAACGCCATCGGCGAGGCATTAAGATTAATACAACATGGAGAAATTAATCTATCAATTGCAGGAGGGGCGGAGGCGCCTATTTGCAGATTTGCCGTCGGCGGTTACAGTGCAGCAGGCGCACTCTCAAAAAGAAATAATAACCCTGAAAAAGCAAGCAGGCCTTTTGACAGAGGCAGGGACGGCTTTGTAATTGCAGAAGGCGCGGGAATTCTTGTGCTTGAAGAACTTAATCACGCACTAAAAAGAGGTGCAAATATTTATGCTGAAATTACCGGATACGGGACATCTTCTGATGCGTTTCACATGACAAAGCCTGACGGCAGAGGCGAAGCCTCTGCGATAAAGAAGGCGTTAAACGATGCAAAAATCTCAATAGAAGATGTTGACTATATTAATGCCCATGCCACATCAACAGCGCTCGGGGACAGGGCGGAGATACAGGCAGTAAAAAAAGTCTTTGGCACACATGCCTCCGGTATTCCCATAAGCGCCTGTAAATCCATGCTCGGGCATATGCTTGGAGGTGCGGGCGCGGTTGAGGCTGCAATAACAGCTCTCTCAATCAGCAGGGGAATTATAACGCCGGTTATTAATCTCGAAAATCCGGACCTTGACCGTAATCTTAATTATGTTAAAAAAACGCAAAAGAAGGACTTAAATACCGCTCTCTCAAACTCCTTTGGTTTTGGCGGGGTCAATGCAGTGTTGGTGCTTAGGAAATTTTAA
- the moaC gene encoding cyclic pyranopterin monophosphate synthase MoaC, whose product MKKLSHFDEKGRAKMVDVGVKPATVREAVAGGAVYMEKETLKLITGRKISKGDVFETARLAGIMAAKKTHELIPLCHPLNITSVSVDFDIDKKKNRVGIEAKVKCTGQTGVEMEALTAVSVAALTIYDMCKAVDRGMAISDIMLMEKRGGKSGEWKR is encoded by the coding sequence ATGAAAAAGCTTAGTCATTTTGATGAAAAGGGCAGGGCAAAGATGGTTGATGTAGGCGTCAAACCAGCGACAGTGCGCGAGGCAGTTGCAGGGGGCGCTGTTTATATGGAAAAAGAAACGCTTAAACTTATTACCGGCAGGAAAATCTCAAAAGGCGATGTGTTTGAAACGGCAAGGCTTGCCGGCATAATGGCGGCAAAGAAAACGCACGAGCTGATCCCCCTTTGTCACCCGCTCAATATTACTTCGGTCAGCGTGGATTTTGATATTGATAAGAAAAAAAACAGAGTCGGCATTGAGGCGAAGGTGAAATGCACAGGACAAACAGGAGTGGAAATGGAAGCGCTGACAGCCGTTTCAGTCGCTGCTCTTACAATTTACGATATGTGCAAGGCTGTGGACAGGGGGATGGCCATTTCAGACATCATGCTTATGGAAAAACGCGGCGGCAAAAGCGGAGAGTGGAAGAGATAA
- the amrA gene encoding AmmeMemoRadiSam system protein A, protein MHPLVKLAKSTVEAYVREGKICRPPAELTPEMTEKAGVFVSIKKRGELRGCIGTFSPVAKNVAHEIIQNAISAATQDPRFLPVEPSELDELQYSVDVLTPPEKIREPQELNPKKYGVIVKSGSRRGLLLPDLEGVDTVEEQIRIASLKAGISPGEKIELYRFEVKRYR, encoded by the coding sequence ATGCATCCTCTTGTAAAACTTGCTAAAAGCACAGTTGAGGCATATGTCAGGGAAGGGAAAATATGCCGTCCGCCTGCTGAGCTTACCCCTGAAATGACTGAAAAGGCAGGCGTCTTTGTATCCATCAAAAAGAGGGGCGAACTGAGGGGCTGTATAGGAACATTCTCTCCTGTTGCTAAAAATGTTGCACATGAAATTATCCAAAATGCAATAAGCGCCGCCACGCAGGACCCGAGATTCCTTCCTGTTGAGCCTTCAGAACTTGATGAACTTCAATACTCGGTTGACGTGCTCACACCGCCTGAAAAAATCAGGGAACCGCAGGAACTTAACCCTAAAAAATACGGCGTGATTGTCAAAAGCGGCAGTCGGAGGGGATTGCTTCTTCCTGACCTTGAAGGCGTAGACACAGTTGAAGAACAGATAAGGATAGCATCGCTTAAAGCAGGCATATCACCCGGGGAAAAAATTGAACTTTACAGGTTTGAGGTGAAGAGGTACAGGTAA
- a CDS encoding polyprenyl synthetase family protein yields MIVKTMTAEEVWKYYQKDIAAAEQRIKETLGTVAPAISMVGRHLLEGGGKRIRPLLAILSSKISGYIGEKSSILACCAESIHTASLLHDDVVDGANMRRGQPSAHSLWGNQIAVLVGDYLYSNALWLANSFQSQKIMDALANATVKMSEGELIQLSKKGSPDISEENYMNIIKGKTAILMSAACRCGAVLASAPQEKENALELFGLKLGMAFQMADDILDYMAEEKTLGKNLGKDIEEGKITLPLIYLLREASPDEVEKVRTIIKAEELTKEDLSYILDLLNKYKSIEKSYEKANAILNEAKAELDIFEDSMEKTALLAISDYSLRREK; encoded by the coding sequence TTGATTGTTAAAACTATGACGGCAGAAGAAGTCTGGAAATATTATCAGAAGGACATAGCGGCAGCAGAGCAAAGAATAAAAGAAACTCTGGGCACTGTCGCCCCTGCGATCTCCATGGTCGGCAGGCACCTGCTTGAAGGCGGCGGAAAGCGCATCAGGCCCCTGCTCGCAATTCTATCCTCCAAAATATCCGGGTATATCGGAGAAAAGAGCAGCATCTTAGCCTGCTGCGCCGAATCAATACATACAGCTTCCCTGCTTCATGACGACGTGGTTGACGGCGCAAATATGAGGCGCGGACAGCCGTCAGCCCATTCCCTCTGGGGAAATCAGATAGCAGTGCTTGTCGGCGATTATCTTTACTCAAATGCGCTGTGGCTTGCCAATTCATTTCAGAGCCAGAAGATTATGGATGCCCTTGCCAATGCCACTGTCAAGATGAGCGAAGGAGAGCTGATACAATTAAGCAAAAAAGGCAGCCCTGACATATCAGAGGAAAATTACATGAATATTATAAAGGGCAAGACAGCCATCCTCATGTCAGCCGCATGCAGGTGCGGCGCTGTTTTAGCTAGTGCCCCGCAGGAAAAAGAAAACGCCCTTGAATTATTTGGATTAAAACTGGGCATGGCATTTCAGATGGCGGATGATATCCTTGATTACATGGCAGAAGAAAAAACGCTCGGCAAAAACTTAGGGAAAGACATAGAGGAAGGCAAAATCACCCTTCCCCTGATATACCTTCTCAGAGAAGCATCGCCTGATGAGGTTGAAAAAGTAAGGACGATAATCAAGGCTGAAGAACTCACAAAAGAAGACCTTTCTTATATCTTAGATTTGTTAAATAAATATAAATCCATTGAGAAGTCCTATGAAAAGGCAAATGCAATACTCAATGAAGCAAAGGCAGAACTTGATATATTTGAAGATTCAATGGAAAAAACTGCCCTGCTTGCAATCTCGGATTATTCATTAAGACGTGAAAAGTGA
- the mtnA gene encoding S-methyl-5-thioribose-1-phosphate isomerase: protein MVKTIEWVNGKVRMIDQSKLPLKVSYVICKDYRKVAEGIKKLWIRGAPAIGIAAAMGVALGAQKIKAKNFGEFFKALQPVFKDILSTRPTAVNIEWANNRMKNLLIANKNLAVPQLKALLVKEAKKILKEDIEINKAIGKWGERFIKNGDAIITHCNAGALATGGYGTATGPIRMAVQKGKKIKVIADETRPVLQGARLTAWELMKDKIPVTLIPDNTAGALMQRGEINLAIVGTDRTARNGDVANKIGTYPLAVLCKEHGIPFYVAAPLSSIDFSIPSGKFIPIEERDSKEVTSVFSCRIAPHGVKARNIAFDVTPAKYITAIITEKGAFKPKDLYKLQKNNINLDKIRVKH from the coding sequence ATGGTTAAGACAATAGAATGGGTCAACGGAAAAGTCAGAATGATTGACCAGAGCAAGCTCCCGCTAAAGGTTTCATATGTCATCTGCAAAGATTACCGCAAGGTTGCTGAAGGGATTAAAAAACTCTGGATAAGGGGTGCGCCTGCCATAGGGATAGCTGCTGCAATGGGCGTGGCATTAGGGGCGCAGAAAATAAAGGCAAAGAATTTTGGTGAATTTTTTAAAGCGCTGCAGCCTGTCTTTAAGGATATATTGTCAACAAGACCCACTGCAGTAAACATAGAATGGGCCAACAACAGGATGAAAAACCTGCTCATTGCAAATAAGAATCTTGCTGTTCCACAGCTTAAGGCGCTCTTGGTAAAAGAGGCAAAAAAGATTTTAAAAGAAGATATTGAGATAAACAAGGCAATAGGAAAATGGGGTGAACGGTTCATAAAAAACGGAGACGCTATAATCACGCACTGCAATGCTGGCGCCCTTGCCACAGGAGGTTATGGAACTGCCACCGGACCAATACGCATGGCAGTCCAAAAGGGTAAAAAAATAAAGGTAATTGCCGATGAAACAAGACCGGTGCTTCAGGGAGCGCGCCTTACCGCATGGGAATTAATGAAGGATAAAATTCCCGTGACATTAATCCCGGATAATACAGCCGGCGCTTTAATGCAAAGAGGGGAAATTAATCTCGCCATTGTAGGCACCGACAGGACAGCGCGCAACGGCGATGTGGCAAATAAGATAGGGACCTACCCTCTTGCAGTTCTATGCAAGGAGCACGGCATCCCTTTTTATGTTGCGGCGCCGTTAAGCAGTATTGACTTTTCAATCCCGTCAGGGAAATTTATCCCGATAGAGGAGAGAGATTCAAAAGAAGTCACCAGTGTATTTTCATGCAGAATAGCGCCGCACGGCGTAAAGGCAAGAAATATCGCCTTTGACGTAACACCGGCAAAGTACATAACTGCCATCATCACAGAAAAAGGCGCATTTAAGCCTAAAGATTTATACAAACTGCAAAAAAACAATATCAATCTTGATAAAATAAGGGTGAAACATTGA